The DNA region TTCCGACATTCCCATCGCTTCCGCTATTTCGGCGTTCGTAGGATTGCGTGAATATTTTTGCATTAACTGTTCGCGTGTTTTACTTACTTCGTAAATCGTTGCGACTCTGTTCAACGGAACTTTTACGATACGTGAGTGGTCGGCAAGTCCCTGTAAAATCGCTTGACGAATCCACCAAACCGCATACGAAATAAATTTAAATCCTTTCGTTTCGTCGAATCTTCTTGCTGCGCGGATAAGCCCTAAATTACCCTCGTTAATCAAATCCGATAACGCAAGTCCTTGATTTTGATAGCCTATTGCAACGCCGACGACAAATCGCAAATTCGCTTTTATCAAACGTTCCTCCGCAGACCTGTCCCCCGTTCTTATTTCTCTCGCGGTTTCTTTTTCTTGATCCGGCGTTAAAGGATTATATTTTGTTATATCTTTAAGATATAATTTCAAACTCTCTTCATCGGTCGATATGCTGTATTTTTCCGAGCCGGACACATGGACCTCCTTGTAAAATGTTTTCTCTTTAAACGTTTTGCGGGCAAAATAATTTTTTTCCAAACGGTTTAGCGTATTTTTTTTACATTTAGTTAAATTTTATTGTTTTCTCGTCAAAAATCATTTTCAAATTAAATAAATTTATCCGTTTTTATATGTTTATCTGATTTTTATCTTTAATATAACGGGAAATTACGTATTTTATCCAACATATTTTAGTTTTATAGACACGGCGGATTTATGCGTAAAGTTAATATTTCTTTGCAAAATGTATTTTCTTTAATCTTTAATTATGTAAAAAATAAGATTTTAATACAATTCAAGGCTGTTATTTTTGTAGTGCTTTATTTGGCGTCGTTCCAATTGCTTGTTCTAAAAGCGCCGATAGCCGACGCACTTGCGGTTACGGGAGGAATAATCGTCGTCGCTATAGGTCTTGCGGCGTTTTTAGAAGGATTGTTCCTGTCTATTATGCCGCTTGGAGAAATGTGCGGACGAAATATCCCTGGCAAAATGAAACTTTACGCAATTGTAGCGTTTTCGGTAATTTTGGGTGTTACCGCCACTCTCGCCGAACCGGCAATAGGATTTTTGAAAGCGCAGGGTTCTTCCATATCGCCTTGGCGAGCGCCTATGCTTTACTACTTGCTCAACGCCGGAACAAACATGACGATTGCCGCAGTCGCTTTGGGAATAGGGCTTTCGGTTTTGTGCGGTGTAATAAGGGCGTTGCATCTGTTATCTTTAAAACCTTTTATTTTTTCGATTATCCCCGTCATGCTCGTTTTAACTTATTTCATAGGAAACGATCCGCGTATGATTTCAGCGGCGGGACTTGTTTGGGATGTAGGCGGAGTCGCAACCGGACCGGTTACCGTTCCGCTTATTTTGGCGCTTGGGCTCGGAATTTCGGCAATGAACGGGAAAAATAACAATAAAAGCGGCGACGGATTCGGCGTCGTAATGCTTGCCTCGGCGCTTCCCGCGCTGATAATGATGATTTTGGTGCTTGTTTTGAGCGGACAAATGCCGCAAGCGTCAACACCCGAGCGATTTTTTTCCGAAAACAATAAAACGTACGCAATGAAAGTTCTTGGAATTAACGACTATCAAAAATTTGAAGAAATCGCCGTATTGGCAAAAAGCGACACAGGCGATGTAATGACAAAACTATCGCCTGAACACGAAGCAAACATAATCAGCACGATAATTGACGCGATAAAAGCGATTTTACCGTTGTCGATAATTCTTTTAGTAGTCTTAACTCTTTTTATGAAAGAGAAAATTAAAAATAAGGACGAAGTGTTTTTGGGAATTATCTTGTGTCTTGTAGGACTTGCGCTATTTAACGGCGGAATGCTGCGAGGATTGCAATCACTCGGTTCACAAACAGGAGAAGCGCTCCCAAAAGCATACAAAGAAGTCGCTCGTCTCGATAAAATGGAAACATTTGCCTGCATCGACGAATCAATTATAGTCAAAGCGATTAAAAATCACGGTTCTATTGTAGAAATGATGCCTGTTTCCAGAGAAAACGGAAAATTAGAATACATTCCTTTCAATCGAGAAAAATACGACTCGGAAACGAAAACATACGAATATATTCCGGTCGATAAGCCGCTTTGGGCTAAAAACGCTTCGCAAATAGGATACATCATCATTCTGTTGTTTATGTTCGTTATGGGAATCGGCGTGACACTTGCCGAACCGCTCCTTTACGCGATGAGTTTACAGGTTGAAGAGATGACCGGCGGTTCTTACAAAAGCAAAATGCTGATTTATATTGTCGCCGCAGGAGTGGCAATCGGTATAGCGGCCGGATTTGCGAGAATTTTATACGATTTTCCGACAATGTATCTTCTTGTTTTTGCTTACAGCTTAGCGCTGATTGCGACAATATTTTCCGACGATGAATTCGCTTCTATCGCTTGGGACAGCGGAGGCGTCACAACCGGACCGATAACCGTTCCTTTGGTCATCGCTACAGGAATGGGAATAGGATCACAAGCCGGCGTTGCAGATTGTTTCGGCGTAATCGCTTCGGCTTCGGTTTTTCCTATAACGACCGTTCTTATTTCTGGAATAGTGATTAAACTGCTTAACAGGGCTCCGGCTAAAAAGGACGATAAAAACGAGGTCTATGAAATTATAGGAGGCGCGGAAATATGAAATCAATGCAAGTCTCAAAAATAACTTTAATTATCGACAGCGACTTCAATAAAAAAGTTCTTGAATTGCTTCCAAGTTGCGGAATTTTAGATTTTTACAGCGCAGTCGGACGGCAAAATTTTTTGAGAAAGGCGATTAGGTTTATAAATCCTTTTACCGAAAGGTATATGGTTTTACCGCGTCAAAGCGATATTTTCAGGTTTTACGTTCCAAATATTTACGAAAAGAGCGTTCTTTCCAATATTTCTGAACATCTCGCTCTAAAAACTTCAGGAAACGGAAGCATATTTGCCGAAAACGCCGAAGTTTTTGTAAAAAATCAAAAATTATACGACGAAGAACTTTTAAAGAAACTTCCACTGCGCGAAGAAAACAATTTATTTGATTATACCTTGGTCGAGGCGATAGTCCAAAGAGACAGTGCGGACGCGATTTCAAAAAACGTTCTGGAAATGGGTTACGGCGTACCGGCCGTTTGTTTCGGCGAAGGAATAGGGTTGCGACAAAAACTCGGACTTTTGAGGATAGTCGTTCCGGCTAATAAAGAAATCATGTTTTTTATAGTGCCGCCGCCTAATACGCAGTCGCTCATCGACGTAGTGAAAAAATCTGCGCAACTTGATACGCCCGGACAGGGAGTTATTTTGGCGGAGAGCGTCAGGGCTATGAACGTGAATATTCGCATCCATCTTGAAACGCAAAGACACGCAGCGACTATGGATCAAATAATAAATTCCATAGACATTATGCACGGTTCAACCGATTGGCGTTCGTCGGCTAAATCCGCAAAGACGATTTTGAAAGGCGGCGAAAAACATTACAGATTTGTGCTTATCACAGAAGAAGATTCGCTTGAAGAAACTATTAAAACGGCGTTGGAAGCGGGAGTCGGCGGCGCTACAAGCGTCGATTATAACGGACATTTTTATGATACGGAAGAAAAAAAATTGCTTTCATATCAAACAAAAGAGGGCTGCGAAATGATTGTAAAAGAAGAAAACAAAAAAAATGTTTTGAAGGCGATTGAAGAAAGCGATTTTTACGGCGGAGAAAATAAAGGTATTTTAGAAATTGTAGACGTCGGTTATTTTTATATATCCGGAAAGAACGGTTAACTTTAAAAAGGCGGTTTAATATGAAAAAGATTTTTTTGTTTTTTGTGGTTACGGCGATTTTGTTCGCTCAACCGATAAAAGACGACGAATGGATAGAAAGCGGACAAATGCTGCGCTTTCCCGCAAACAAATATTTCACGGCGGTAGGAATCGGAAGCAATGAAAAAAACGCGGCTGAAAATGCGGTGGTAGAAATTCAAAGACAAATTTCCGCGACGGTAAAATCCGAGCAGATTTCCAAAGAATTTTCGCTTTTAACAAACAAATCATCGACAGATACGTCCCTTTTGAGTATTAGAAGCAAGTTTTCTGTCGCCGGCGATATTGCGGGGGTAGAGATAATCGCAACTTCTACGCGCAGAGATAATTTTTACGCGTTTGCCGCTTTAGAAAAAGAAAAATTTATTTCTTTGCAAAAATTAAAAATAACGGAACTGCAGGACGAACTGATTAAAACATACAGCCGCGCAAACAAAGCGATTTCAGAGAAAAAAGTCGCCCTTGCAATTTCGCTTTTAAATTCCGCCAACGAAAAAATCACCGCAATCCGTTCGGAGAGAATACTTTTATCTGCGGCGACGGTTCTGACGGAAAATGAAGAAATTCCCGTCTCAAAAGCGGATATCGATATAAAGCTTGCCGAAATGGCAAACTCCATTAAAATAATTTCGGCGGCCGGAGACAAACAAACGACGTTTACGGGAGAGGCGCCTACAGAACCTTTTACGGTAATAGTTACGGCAAACGATCAGCCGATAGAAAATCTCGCAATTGCTCTTTTTGACGAAAAAAACAAAAAAGTCGCTTCGGCGTATTCCGACAACGACGGAACGGCATATTTATTTTTGGACGAAAAGTCTCCGTCTGTCGTAGGAACATATAAATATAAGGCGAAATTTGACTTGCCGAATATGCAAAATTTGACGCCTGTAGATTTTTCATATTCCGTAAAAATGCGTCCGATTTCAATTTGGGCGCAAATTTCAACGTCAGTTTCACCGGCGCTGCATTCAGGAATTTTGGAAATTGAGCGATCGGCTAAAGAAATGCTCGCGCAGCACGGCATTTTAGACGACAGATGCGGATGCGTAAAAATTTCCGTTTTGATTTCCGATATTCAGAAAGAGGCGATCGAAGGTGTATCGGCAACGCGTTCGTTTGTCCGTTGTGACGCCGTCGCTCAAATCATTCTTTCCGATAATAACGGAAAACAATTGTACTCCGCAAATACACATCGATTGGGAACGGGAAAAGACAGGTTTTCCGCCGTCGCCGACGGGCTTAAAAAAGTACAGCTTGGAGAAATTTTGAAAGATATTCAAAACGCCGTGCAAAATTATGATTCTCAAGAAAAGAAAAAAATGTCGGATAAATCGCAAATTTATCAAGAAAAGAAAATAGTAGTATTTCCGTTTATATATCGCGGATTCGGAGGATATTGGCTTTCCACAAATTATGAATCGCTTTCGACAATGATTACTACCGCGCTTGTTAACACAAAAACGTTCAAGGTTTTGGAATACCGACAAGCGGAAGCGTCAAACACCTATGGAAGGTATGACAATCCCGAAATCGAACAGGCAAAATTTTTGGGAGCGGATTGGATTGTTACAGGAAACATAGCGAGAGGCAACGACATAGTCGAAGTCGATATTCGTATCGTTGACGTATTAACTTCACAGATTGTCGCGTCCGTCAGCGCACAAGGAAAAAATATCTATGATTTTAGAGATATTTCTGAAAAACTTATAAAAAAGTTAGATATCGATCTGCCGAACGAAGGCGGTACTTGCTGCAAATGAATCTCCCCGCAGCAAGACTGCGGGGTATCGCTTCAGGAATAATTTTACTTTTTTATCGCCGCAAGCGGCGGGGAATTTACCCACAGAAATTAAAATCATAATAGGATTTTTTGATGAAGATTGTATATGATTCCCGCATAAATATAATGTATATTTTGCCGAAATACCAAAATAAAGGAATTGTCGATGAAAATTTTCTTTTCGGCGGGTGACGCCAGCGGCGATGTAAATACCGCAAAAATTATCGCAAAATTAAAACAAAAATATCCGGATATTCGATTCGGGGGACTTGGAGGTCCCGCTATGAAGAAAGAGGGATTTACCGGCGATTTTGAGTTTTCAAAATTTAATAAAATGGGTTACTGGGAAGTTTTAAAAAATCTTTTGTTCTTCTTTATGTCGCAAAAAAAATTTATAAAAAAAATGAAAGACGAAAAGCCGGACGTTTTAGTCTGTGTAGATTTTTCGGGATTTAATAAAAAACTTGTAGTCGAGGCAAATAAAAAAAACATTAAGGTTTTATGGTTTATCGCTCCTATGATTTGGGTTTGGAAAAAGGAAAAATATATTAAATTCTTTCAAAAACATAAAGCGCATATCGCATGTATTTTTCCTTTTGAGCCGAACCATTGGAAACCGAGAATAAATTCTGTAAGTTTCGTGGGAAATCCGCTTTTGGAAAATTTTGATTACTTTTCGCTTCCCAAAAAAACACAGGGGGATCTGCAAAAAAATTTCACTTTGGCGCTAATTCCCGGAAGCAGAGAGCAAGAAGTAAAAAAAATGCTTCCGTTTATGATAAACTGCGCTTTGATTCTTAAAAAAACTTATGAAAATATCAGAATTATTATTTCAAAAACGGCTTATATACCGGAAAATCTGTACGAAACCGCAAATAAATCTTTTGAGTTTGAGGCGGATTTTAATAAAATTTTACAAACGGCAAGCGCCGCGCTTGTCACTTCGGGAACCGCTTCTTTGCAAATAGGGCTTGCCGCGATTCCGCATATAGTTTTATATAAAACATCGCCGCTTTCATATTTCATTTACAAAGCCGTCATACGAAAAAGAGAAATCGTTATCGGACTTTCAAACATTGTCGCAGAAAAAAGGATTGTCACGGAATTTATTCAAGATAAAATGATAACGGAAAACGTTGTTACGGCTTTGAAAAAACTTATTGAAAATTCGGAAGAATACGAAAAAATCGCACGGGATTTGCAAAATTTGCGTTTTTTATTCGGCAACAAAAAAACGAGCGAAGAAATTGTAAAGTTAATTGCCGAAATGGTTGACGAATAAGATTATTCGGCTTTTCTCACTAAACCGAATAAATAACCGATATACTTAAATCCTTCCTGACGATAGAAAATATCCATCTCTTTATGAAAGAATTTTTTTACCCGAACGTCTGCAAAAAATCCTGTTTGATCTTCAAGACGGCGGGACATGTGAGCGTAGTAATTATCCCATCCGCTTTGCGGAACAAGCGTCATTAGGTGAATATCAAAACCTGCCGACTTAAAAAGTTTCCTGTACCCTGATTCGTTTTCGTAGCAAAATCTCGCATTATCGTAAATATTAAGAATTTCAGCGGGAATATTTTCTTCATTTACAAGTAAAATCAAATCCGAAAACGCCATCCAACCTCGCGGAGATAAATAATCGTTAATCAGGTTTATACTTTTTTGTCTGCCCAGCATTGTCAAAATTCCGCCTTCGGCAAGGACCAAGTCAAAGTTTTTTTGGGGAATGAACTTTTCTTCAAGTATGTCGCCTGTTAAAAAAGTGATGAGATGACTTATTTTTTTTTGCTGCGCCGCTTTTTGCGCTATTTCAACATTATCTTTGTTTACATCTATCGCAGTCGCTTTGCAGCGAAATTCCGAAACGATATTGCAAACGCCGTCGCCGTATCCGCAGCCTATGTCCAAAATATTACTTGCCGGCGAAATTCCCGCAAATCTCCCCGCAACAAGAGTGTATTCCTTTCCTGCAGGCGACGTGTAATTACTTTTTATGTCTGTTACCATAATCTATCGCACTTTCATGTACAATACAACTGTAAAAACCAACAGAATAAATGAAGTTATATGAAATCCCCAAGTAATTTTTGAATCTATTTCTTTGTTTTGTAGTTTTCTCGCGATTCTTTTAAGCGTTTCATCCGACAAATTATCACAATCTTTTAGTTCCGCTCTAATATCGTCTTTTTTATCGAAAATCTTTTTTTCTCTCATTAAAAACTGAAAATGATGATGAATCGGCGCACATTTGAAAAATCGCTTTCCTTTCGTTATTTTGAAATACGCCATTTGAAAAAAACTCGACATAAATTCCACTATAAAGACAAACGCTATAATAGGAATAAAAAATTCCACTTTGAGCAGAACGAAAAGCACGCCTAAAAACCCGCCTAATCCGATTGAACCCGAATCGCCCATTATTATTGAAGACGGCGGAGAATTGAACCATAGATACGCAAACAGAACGCCGACGGCGGCGCTGATTACAGGAACGACTTCAACGATTGCGATATTGTTTGAAAATGGAACCAACAGATATTTACTCCAGTCTGACCTTGAAACAATATATGCGACAATTGCGACAAAAACGAAATTCGTAATTAACGGTATTATCGCTAAAGTATCCAAACCGTCGGTGAAATTCACGCCGTTCGCCACAATCGCAATTGTAAACGTCGCTATAAATACAAACTCCCAAAAAGACAAGTTAACGTTTGTTTTGGAAATAAAAGGAATCGTTATATCTTTGTTTATATCGGGAATAAATTTATATATGAAAATTGAAACTACAAACGCGATTATCAAATACAAACATAATCTAAGCGGTGCAGAAATTCCATCGGATTTGTATAAATATGATTTTTTTTCAAGTTTTCCGCAGGCAATCTTTTTTTTACTTTTTATTTTTACTACATCATCGACAAAGCCGATAATTGCATATAAAACATAAACTGAAAGAGTGAAAATTACGATAGTATTAAATCTTGCGGTGATAAGCGAAACGATAAGAATAACGAAAACAAACAAAAACCCCGCCGGTTGAACAGGAGGTGTTTTCCCTTTCTCCAATTCAGAGTTGAAATCCTTTTTCCTCAAATATTTTATAAACGGCGGAAACAAAATTATTCCAAATATAAAAGATAAAACTAAAGCCGATCCGGCTGCGAAAATACGACTGTTGAACATGTACAAATATATATTTTGATAAAGAAAATCTATTAGCATTAAAAAATTACCTTTCGAGACAAAACTCCCATAAAATAATAAATTGCCGTATATTAATACGAATTTAATGTATTTTTGCGGGAAGTAAGCGGAAGTACGGAGAAATTTTGAACAAAATAACAAATGTTTTGGCGAACAGATACGCGTCCGAAGAGATGAAACGAATTTGGTCGGACGAAGGAAAAGTTGTCTTGGAAAGAGAACTTTGGATCGCCGTTATGAAAGCGCAAAAAGAATTAGGTTTGGATATTCCTCAAGAAGCGATTGACGCATACGAAAAGGTTAAAGACGCCGTTAATCTCGAAAGCGTTTCGCAAAAAGAAAGAGTTACAAAACACGACGTAAAAGCGAGAATTGAAGAATTTTGCGAATCCGCGGGATTTGAGCATATCCATAAAGGGATGACAAGCCGAGATTTAACCGAAAATGTCGAACAACTGCAAATTTTCGAGTCGCTGAAAATTATGCGCGATAAAACGATATGCGCACTTATAAAAATGTCTCAAAAGTCAAAAAAATATCAAAAATTGATGATTACCGCTCGAACTCACAACGTCGCAGCGCAACCGACTACCTTAGGCAAACGAATCGCTATGTTCGGGCAAGAACTGCTTTTGGGATTGGACGTCTTAAACAGGGTTATTGAAAATTATGCAGTTAGAGGGATAAAAGGCGCGGTCGGAACACAGTTAGATCAATTGACGCTCTTTAACGGAGACAAATCAAAAGTCGCAAAATTAGAAGAACTAATTGCAAAACATCTTGGAATTTCCAAAATTATAAACGCCGTAGGACAGGTTTATCCGCGTATGCTGGATTACGAAGTCGTTTCCGCTCTTTATCAATTGACCTGCGGAGCGGGAAGCTTTTGTACAACGCTTAGAATTATGGCTGGAAACGAAACGGCAGGCGAGGGTTTT from Chitinispirillales bacterium includes:
- a CDS encoding RNA polymerase sigma factor RpoD/SigA, which produces MSGSEKYSISTDEESLKLYLKDITKYNPLTPDQEKETAREIRTGDRSAEERLIKANLRFVVGVAIGYQNQGLALSDLINEGNLGLIRAARRFDETKGFKFISYAVWWIRQAILQGLADHSRIVKVPLNRVATIYEVSKTREQLMQKYSRNPTNAEIAEAMGMSENDVINSMKISGRHRSLDAPLRDDGGILLDTIVNESIEDTDERALENSNSSEMCKIMRDFLTEREYLVVCKYYGIGEETHYTLEEIGQQMDITRERVRQLKDGALIKLRRSQKAQKLIRNIMIY
- a CDS encoding DUF1538 domain-containing protein — encoded protein: MRKVNISLQNVFSLIFNYVKNKILIQFKAVIFVVLYLASFQLLVLKAPIADALAVTGGIIVVAIGLAAFLEGLFLSIMPLGEMCGRNIPGKMKLYAIVAFSVILGVTATLAEPAIGFLKAQGSSISPWRAPMLYYLLNAGTNMTIAAVALGIGLSVLCGVIRALHLLSLKPFIFSIIPVMLVLTYFIGNDPRMISAAGLVWDVGGVATGPVTVPLILALGLGISAMNGKNNNKSGDGFGVVMLASALPALIMMILVLVLSGQMPQASTPERFFSENNKTYAMKVLGINDYQKFEEIAVLAKSDTGDVMTKLSPEHEANIISTIIDAIKAILPLSIILLVVLTLFMKEKIKNKDEVFLGIILCLVGLALFNGGMLRGLQSLGSQTGEALPKAYKEVARLDKMETFACIDESIIVKAIKNHGSIVEMMPVSRENGKLEYIPFNREKYDSETKTYEYIPVDKPLWAKNASQIGYIIILLFMFVMGIGVTLAEPLLYAMSLQVEEMTGGSYKSKMLIYIVAAGVAIGIAAGFARILYDFPTMYLLVFAYSLALIATIFSDDEFASIAWDSGGVTTGPITVPLVIATGMGIGSQAGVADCFGVIASASVFPITTVLISGIVIKLLNRAPAKKDDKNEVYEIIGGAEI
- a CDS encoding LPP20 family lipoprotein, which translates into the protein MKKIFLFFVVTAILFAQPIKDDEWIESGQMLRFPANKYFTAVGIGSNEKNAAENAVVEIQRQISATVKSEQISKEFSLLTNKSSTDTSLLSIRSKFSVAGDIAGVEIIATSTRRDNFYAFAALEKEKFISLQKLKITELQDELIKTYSRANKAISEKKVALAISLLNSANEKITAIRSERILLSAATVLTENEEIPVSKADIDIKLAEMANSIKIISAAGDKQTTFTGEAPTEPFTVIVTANDQPIENLAIALFDEKNKKVASAYSDNDGTAYLFLDEKSPSVVGTYKYKAKFDLPNMQNLTPVDFSYSVKMRPISIWAQISTSVSPALHSGILEIERSAKEMLAQHGILDDRCGCVKISVLISDIQKEAIEGVSATRSFVRCDAVAQIILSDNNGKQLYSANTHRLGTGKDRFSAVADGLKKVQLGEILKDIQNAVQNYDSQEKKKMSDKSQIYQEKKIVVFPFIYRGFGGYWLSTNYESLSTMITTALVNTKTFKVLEYRQAEASNTYGRYDNPEIEQAKFLGADWIVTGNIARGNDIVEVDIRIVDVLTSQIVASVSAQGKNIYDFRDISEKLIKKLDIDLPNEGGTCCK
- the lpxB gene encoding lipid-A-disaccharide synthase, whose translation is MKIFFSAGDASGDVNTAKIIAKLKQKYPDIRFGGLGGPAMKKEGFTGDFEFSKFNKMGYWEVLKNLLFFFMSQKKFIKKMKDEKPDVLVCVDFSGFNKKLVVEANKKNIKVLWFIAPMIWVWKKEKYIKFFQKHKAHIACIFPFEPNHWKPRINSVSFVGNPLLENFDYFSLPKKTQGDLQKNFTLALIPGSREQEVKKMLPFMINCALILKKTYENIRIIISKTAYIPENLYETANKSFEFEADFNKILQTASAALVTSGTASLQIGLAAIPHIVLYKTSPLSYFIYKAVIRKREIVIGLSNIVAEKRIVTEFIQDKMITENVVTALKKLIENSEEYEKIARDLQNLRFLFGNKKTSEEIVKLIAEMVDE
- a CDS encoding class I SAM-dependent methyltransferase, whose amino-acid sequence is MVTDIKSNYTSPAGKEYTLVAGRFAGISPASNILDIGCGYGDGVCNIVSEFRCKATAIDVNKDNVEIAQKAAQQKKISHLITFLTGDILEEKFIPQKNFDLVLAEGGILTMLGRQKSINLINDYLSPRGWMAFSDLILLVNEENIPAEILNIYDNARFCYENESGYRKLFKSAGFDIHLMTLVPQSGWDNYYAHMSRRLEDQTGFFADVRVKKFFHKEMDIFYRQEGFKYIGYLFGLVRKAE
- the purB gene encoding adenylosuccinate lyase yields the protein MNKITNVLANRYASEEMKRIWSDEGKVVLERELWIAVMKAQKELGLDIPQEAIDAYEKVKDAVNLESVSQKERVTKHDVKARIEEFCESAGFEHIHKGMTSRDLTENVEQLQIFESLKIMRDKTICALIKMSQKSKKYQKLMITARTHNVAAQPTTLGKRIAMFGQELLLGLDVLNRVIENYAVRGIKGAVGTQLDQLTLFNGDKSKVAKLEELIAKHLGISKIINAVGQVYPRMLDYEVVSALYQLTCGAGSFCTTLRIMAGNETAGEGFAKGQVGSSAMPHKMNSRSCERVNGLRIILSGYVTMLGALAGNQWNEGDVSCSVVRRVALPDAFFAADGLFETFLSILNQMEVFAAVIERENKYYFPFLSTTTILMESVKKGVGREIAHEIIKENAVSTVNDLRNGKISKNDLLERLACHKELNLSIDELNSVINRGEELIGSAKEQVDKFIKQVEIWNEKFPKAKNYQVKPIL